One genomic region from Reichenbachiella ulvae encodes:
- the hrpB gene encoding ATP-dependent helicase HrpB, with protein sequence MPFDPFQIDLPITEVIAPTQQQLKDNNTLIVHAPPGAGKSTLLPLALLEEEWLNGKKIIMLEPRRLAARSIATRMAELIGEKVGQTIGYRIRFDNKVSDKTRIEVVTEGILTRMLHSDNAIEEVAMVIFDEFHERSIHADVALALCREAQQVLRPDLKIMIMSATLNTNELTELLQSPLVESKGRQYPVDVHYEDQQDEWMMSEIAARMISKAVKKHEGDVLAFFPGQGEISRCEEILRKDLKDFAIHPLYGSLPHGKQMAAIRPNKDGKRKIVLATSIAETSLTIEGIKIVVDTGFGRSSQFDPQSGLSRLQTVQISQDAADQRAGRAGRLSPGVCYRMWSRATQDRMQKHLTPEILEADLASLVLDMAQWGITNIDEMTWLTPPPKAAIYQAQELLHQLEALEDGKITDHGQALHRLPCHPRIAHMLLMAEDQSNLALACDIAALLEERDPLGREAGTDINERIIVLRRQRGENRLNRHFSRIEKIAGQYRKLFDEEAENDSFDPYETGILLSYAYPERIAYARPGNNAQFQLSNGKYAMLGHKDDLAHEPWLAIAHMDARDGMGKIFMASPLNPRDLMPMVKEKEIITWDTRQGGLIASLDMRIGSITLKSTPLPDPDESRLVEAISEAIKKEGERLLDINKEVIKWQNRILSLRKWNPGQGWPDVSTPTLLMTNGTWLSPYLDGVKKPDDLKKLDLKSILHHSLDYALQGKLEELAPERIEVPSGSKIQLEYASDGAAPVLAVRLQEVFGLAETPRINDGKTPVLMHLLSPGFKPVQITSDLNSFWNNAYFEVKKDLKGRYPKHVWPEDPWKEQAIRGVKKKK encoded by the coding sequence ATGCCATTCGATCCATTTCAAATAGACCTTCCAATCACTGAGGTAATTGCGCCAACTCAGCAACAGCTGAAAGACAACAACACTTTGATTGTACATGCACCTCCGGGAGCGGGCAAAAGCACCCTGCTGCCTTTAGCGCTATTGGAAGAGGAATGGTTGAATGGAAAGAAGATCATAATGCTGGAGCCACGGAGACTGGCTGCACGATCTATTGCTACCAGAATGGCAGAACTGATAGGCGAAAAAGTGGGGCAAACCATTGGCTATCGAATTCGCTTCGACAATAAGGTATCTGACAAAACCCGTATCGAAGTGGTAACGGAAGGTATTCTTACTCGCATGCTCCATAGCGACAATGCGATCGAAGAAGTGGCGATGGTGATTTTTGACGAGTTCCATGAGCGCAGTATCCATGCAGATGTGGCACTAGCCCTATGTCGAGAAGCTCAGCAAGTACTAAGACCTGATCTCAAGATCATGATTATGTCTGCTACGCTCAATACTAATGAGCTGACAGAACTCCTTCAATCACCATTAGTCGAAAGTAAGGGGCGACAATACCCTGTAGATGTGCACTACGAAGATCAGCAGGACGAATGGATGATGTCCGAAATCGCCGCTCGCATGATCAGTAAGGCTGTTAAAAAACATGAAGGCGATGTACTGGCCTTTTTCCCTGGTCAGGGCGAAATATCTCGATGCGAAGAAATCCTCAGAAAAGACCTCAAAGACTTTGCTATTCATCCTTTGTATGGATCACTTCCGCACGGCAAGCAAATGGCTGCCATTAGACCCAACAAAGATGGGAAACGAAAAATCGTACTGGCTACCTCGATCGCAGAGACCAGTTTGACCATTGAAGGAATTAAAATTGTAGTAGATACAGGCTTTGGACGTAGCTCTCAATTTGATCCTCAATCGGGGCTTTCAAGACTTCAGACCGTTCAGATCAGTCAGGACGCGGCAGATCAACGTGCAGGACGAGCAGGACGATTGAGTCCTGGCGTGTGCTACCGCATGTGGTCAAGGGCGACCCAGGACCGGATGCAAAAACATCTAACACCAGAGATACTGGAGGCCGACTTGGCTTCACTGGTATTGGACATGGCCCAGTGGGGTATCACCAATATCGATGAGATGACCTGGCTCACTCCCCCACCCAAAGCGGCCATTTACCAGGCTCAAGAGCTCCTTCATCAGCTAGAGGCACTCGAGGACGGTAAGATTACAGATCATGGACAGGCACTCCATCGACTGCCTTGCCATCCGCGTATTGCTCACATGCTGCTCATGGCAGAAGATCAATCGAATCTGGCTTTGGCTTGCGACATTGCCGCCTTACTGGAAGAAAGAGACCCATTGGGCCGAGAAGCAGGTACGGACATCAACGAGCGAATCATCGTTCTAAGAAGACAGCGGGGCGAAAACCGATTGAACCGTCATTTCAGCCGAATAGAAAAAATAGCTGGCCAATACCGCAAACTATTTGACGAAGAAGCAGAAAATGACAGCTTCGACCCATACGAAACCGGCATTCTGCTCTCTTACGCTTACCCTGAGCGAATTGCCTATGCTCGCCCGGGAAACAATGCCCAATTTCAACTCTCTAATGGGAAATATGCAATGCTAGGGCATAAAGATGATCTGGCTCACGAACCCTGGCTAGCCATTGCCCATATGGATGCAAGAGATGGCATGGGCAAGATATTCATGGCCTCCCCACTCAATCCAAGGGACCTGATGCCTATGGTCAAGGAAAAGGAAATCATTACCTGGGACACCAGACAAGGAGGCCTGATTGCCTCATTGGATATGCGTATCGGAAGCATCACGCTGAAATCCACACCTCTTCCTGATCCAGACGAATCTAGACTGGTCGAAGCAATCAGTGAAGCCATCAAGAAGGAAGGTGAAAGGCTTTTGGACATCAACAAAGAGGTGATCAAATGGCAAAACCGAATATTGAGCCTTCGCAAATGGAACCCCGGACAAGGTTGGCCAGATGTCAGTACCCCAACGCTTCTGATGACCAACGGTACCTGGCTCTCTCCTTATCTGGATGGTGTAAAGAAACCCGATGACCTTAAGAAATTGGACCTAAAATCCATCCTACACCATTCTCTTGATTATGCCTTACAAGGCAAACTCGAGGAGTTGGCTCCTGAGAGAATCGAGGTACCTAGCGGATCAAAGATTCAATTGGAGTATGCCTCTGATGGAGCTGCACCGGTTCTGGCTGTTCGCTTGCAAGAGGTTTTCGGATTGGCAGAGACTCCTCGAATCAATGACGGTAAAACTCCGGTTTTAATGCATTTGCTATCCCCAGGATTCAAACCAGTACAGATCACCTCTGATCTCAACAGCTTTTGGAACAATGCCTATTTCGAGGTTAAAAAGGACTTGAAAGGTCGCTACCCTAAACACGTGTGGCCTGAAGATCCATGGAAGGAACAAGCCATTCGAGGTGTGAAAAAGAAGAAGTAG
- a CDS encoding lipase family protein: MKKVFIFLLFLFFFQVTYAQFKSGLVWHEVKDMIQICNSFTYLELYDDDSVILPDGYKKEFTSGTLGMDNKFQVYIKGENEAAVLNFRGSTDQELSWLANFKSAMIPAKGQIKIQSEAYDYDLSDDSTAAVHSGYLLGLAYLHQSVLMQIKYLNAIGIYDIYITGHSQGGSLAALMMVYLDRLGPEMISDKNQFKMYAFANPMIGNKSFVDEYNLEYAKKGWSFSFIIPSDIVPKLPISYEEGTLSSKEIHALVDGEIDRMDFLSNILFNSLNRKVTRFVDTMSSRAESRIVNELGSVEMPKHRNEINYYPIGNRFELPPVEYPKVLKDSSILKSDSLLNKISIDPATGHVVNKHFYKKEPMFFQHKPHNYYLSLMKTYFRQEYDVIRPEILPENL; encoded by the coding sequence ATGAAAAAGGTTTTTATCTTCCTGTTGTTTTTGTTTTTTTTTCAGGTCACTTATGCCCAGTTTAAGTCGGGACTTGTGTGGCATGAAGTGAAAGATATGATTCAGATATGTAACAGTTTTACATATTTAGAATTATATGATGATGATTCTGTCATCCTTCCTGATGGATATAAAAAGGAGTTTACCTCAGGCACGCTTGGAATGGATAATAAATTTCAGGTTTATATTAAGGGGGAGAATGAGGCTGCAGTATTGAATTTTAGGGGTTCCACTGATCAGGAACTAAGCTGGTTGGCTAATTTCAAGTCGGCTATGATTCCAGCCAAAGGTCAAATCAAGATTCAAAGTGAAGCCTATGACTATGATTTATCGGATGATTCGACTGCTGCAGTTCATTCAGGTTATCTGCTGGGATTAGCCTATCTACATCAGTCTGTGCTGATGCAGATCAAATATTTGAATGCTATTGGTATATATGATATATACATTACAGGACATAGTCAGGGAGGTTCTTTGGCTGCATTGATGATGGTTTATCTCGATAGGTTAGGGCCAGAGATGATTTCTGATAAGAACCAGTTTAAAATGTATGCTTTTGCCAATCCTATGATTGGAAATAAGAGCTTTGTAGATGAATACAACTTAGAGTATGCAAAGAAGGGCTGGAGTTTTAGTTTTATCATCCCTTCGGATATAGTGCCAAAACTGCCAATTAGTTATGAGGAAGGTACGCTCTCTTCTAAGGAGATACACGCCTTAGTAGATGGTGAAATTGATAGAATGGATTTTTTAAGTAATATCTTATTTAATTCACTTAATAGAAAAGTAACACGTTTTGTCGATACTATGAGTAGTCGTGCAGAGTCACGAATCGTCAATGAGCTTGGCTCTGTAGAAATGCCTAAACATCGAAATGAAATTAACTACTATCCAATTGGCAATAGGTTTGAGTTGCCTCCAGTGGAGTACCCCAAAGTCCTTAAAGATTCATCTATATTGAAAAGTGATTCTTTATTAAATAAAATTTCTATTGATCCGGCAACTGGCCATGTTGTAAACAAACATTTTTATAAGAAGGAGCCAATGTTTTTTCAACATAAACCTCATAATTACTACCTCAGTTTGATGAAGACCTATTTTAGGCAAGAGTATGATGTGATCAGGCCAGAAATTCTACCAGAGAATTTATAA
- a CDS encoding peptide MFS transporter, whose product MNQELDTPQLFGHPKGLFYLFFAELWERFSFYGMRALLMLYMTEEVYRSLVDRDDIAGTIYASYGGLAYATPVLGGMLADRLLGFRRAITIGGIFMALGHFVLAFENEVCFFMALALLIVGNGLFKPNISSFVGALYPTGDKRRDSGFTLFYMGINTGAFVAPLFCGWLGFSYGWHYGFGAAGIGMVAGLIVFRLGIANGIFGQHGFASDEEYLKNKFAGISIKRWVPIIAICIVPLVALIMYYGQIYIPLIGEVHYEGQVVEYIFYIILAVILAVIVSTMIQVSKAERQQLLVIVLLTMFMTMFWGGQELSGSTLTLFAFRNVDLVGMNASQTNSITALVIILLALPFSWMWVRLSKLRTNPYTPYKFGYGLLFLGASYAMFAWSGSFASELGKVPMWTFVAGYFLMSTGELFMSPVGLSKVTELAPAKVVSFMMGVWFLSSSFAFRIVGAVGKYLAVEGAAEDVDPMESLMIYTEGFESIAFLVVSGAAMVFVLAPLMKKMMHGIH is encoded by the coding sequence ATGAATCAGGAACTCGATACACCACAATTATTTGGTCACCCTAAAGGACTCTTCTATTTGTTTTTCGCTGAGCTGTGGGAGCGTTTTAGTTTCTATGGCATGAGAGCACTTTTGATGCTCTACATGACTGAAGAAGTGTATCGATCCTTAGTGGACAGAGATGATATTGCAGGGACTATATATGCGTCCTATGGTGGGCTTGCCTATGCTACGCCTGTTTTGGGAGGTATGCTGGCGGATCGGCTTTTAGGTTTTCGTCGAGCCATTACGATAGGAGGGATATTTATGGCATTGGGGCATTTTGTTTTGGCCTTCGAAAATGAGGTTTGCTTCTTTATGGCTCTTGCCCTATTGATTGTAGGTAATGGCTTGTTCAAACCCAATATTTCCTCATTTGTCGGAGCGCTATATCCTACCGGAGATAAACGCCGTGACTCTGGATTCACTTTGTTTTATATGGGAATAAACACAGGGGCTTTCGTAGCTCCCTTATTCTGCGGATGGCTAGGATTCAGCTATGGCTGGCATTATGGTTTCGGTGCGGCAGGTATAGGCATGGTTGCAGGGCTTATTGTTTTTAGACTGGGTATTGCTAATGGGATTTTTGGTCAGCATGGTTTCGCATCTGATGAAGAATACCTGAAGAATAAATTTGCGGGTATCAGCATTAAAAGATGGGTGCCTATTATCGCAATATGTATCGTTCCGCTTGTGGCTTTGATTATGTATTATGGTCAAATCTACATTCCCTTAATTGGTGAAGTGCATTATGAGGGGCAGGTTGTAGAGTATATTTTCTATATTATTTTGGCTGTAATTCTCGCCGTGATTGTGAGTACGATGATTCAGGTCAGCAAGGCTGAAAGGCAGCAATTACTCGTCATAGTATTGCTCACCATGTTTATGACTATGTTTTGGGGTGGTCAGGAGCTTTCCGGTAGTACATTGACGCTTTTTGCTTTCAGAAATGTGGATTTGGTTGGTATGAATGCCTCTCAAACTAATTCCATTACAGCCTTAGTAATTATTCTTTTGGCACTTCCGTTTTCGTGGATGTGGGTTCGCTTGTCTAAGCTGAGAACAAACCCTTATACTCCTTACAAGTTTGGTTATGGGTTACTGTTTCTAGGTGCATCTTATGCGATGTTCGCCTGGAGTGGGAGTTTTGCCAGTGAATTAGGCAAAGTGCCAATGTGGACTTTTGTTGCGGGATATTTTCTTATGTCCACAGGAGAGCTATTTATGTCACCAGTTGGTTTGTCTAAGGTCACAGAATTAGCACCTGCAAAGGTGGTTAGTTTCATGATGGGGGTTTGGTTTTTGAGTTCTTCTTTCGCTTTTAGGATTGTAGGTGCAGTGGGCAAATACCTGGCAGTAGAAGGTGCTGCAGAAGATGTGGATCCAATGGAGTCTTTGATGATTTATACCGAAGGATTCGAAAGCATTGCATTTTTAGTCGTGAGTGGTGCTGCTATGGTTTTCGTTTTGGCTCCATTGATGAAAAAGATGATGCATGGAATTCACTAG